A region of Necator americanus strain Aroian chromosome I, whole genome shotgun sequence DNA encodes the following proteins:
- a CDS encoding hypothetical protein (NECATOR_CHRI.G1596.T5), whose protein sequence is MASGDGEGMIIDDDSKKYEDVELPSKITPSCSMVSKPAVEFEVELNGFMMNIKSLPKEVYHYRVSLTKITDRKTRDLTRGQKQDYAVQLRRRVCMSLFNTATKKRADLFPRSSKYAYIYDCGNSLYMKQSLPDDRGDASIKIELLPEDITSKNTKAYLGTACLKVEVEFQFTHILNPCLVGEVEQIRETQRLLEVITSAGMVKNEDHILFGNKAYERSSQRDVALSQGKVVKCGLEKNCRAVDSAGETLAMLQIGAKKSPFFAQTSVVNFCENFLGLDSRRGLSLEDALRNRRTASDVMKQLKDIAVRTLHTETPRVLYIHGLSKENALQVKFDYEGEEVTVNEYFLRRYKRHLQPNGAVFHPMEVLEIERGQRVTTEKQTPQISETMIKECQLPPLAMKKHVDEILDGACLENNSQYIHEWGIKISSRPMRALAKRFFPPAISYGGSMNVQPNHHGDLQWRLGAREQFTEPARLDGKWTFLIFDHCVRSTDAQSFIDALTKYSSQHGVQISSRHVEIREASSEVESDIDSIMKQMSGSVKFVMFTTKIKLDPVHDLMKRLEAQYGVITQHLSQQTLMKAIGQKGAFMVLGNLCLKLNLKLGGVNHNLRVSEHFLSANSNLRNVDATLFPKTRMFVGFDVSHAGPQSFADRQMKRPQSEPTVVGMAFTVGEPTKIRGSYWMQEPRHATISDIASNFAAALMVFYKETNGLPHDIIVFRSGVSEGEFKKAAKEMIEMQKAFVEVNHLYRHGMYSPSLTCLVVQTKSNYRIVPTKIDSNARPMDQNVPCGTVVEDVMHPAYNEFLIVPQKAIQGTARALRCTLVTHSRGTSGQLLSMDELEQITNILCYGHQVVCGSTGVPSVCYSATNLSKRGRNNWKTENFRDTGSGSTTSGGSGERGNLLHDGSPNFFKDLSAHLSSKKRRGQQYTDAADLRDDTTPRSGWLQSVKRHATVLLRGVVMELFQRICLKHYDPPPPPPPAPPAEYEPPPPLAAPPPLLPPAEYDPPPPPPPAPPAEYEPPPPLAAPPPLLPPAEYDPPPAPAAFPPPPPPAEYDPPPPPPPAPPAEYEPPPPPAAPPPLLPPAEYDPPPPPTGFPPPPPAEYDPPPPPPDGAAGRFAPAEYDPPPPPAPAPAEYDPPPPPPPAPPAEYDPPPPPAGFPPPPPAPAPAEYDPPPPPPLAPPAEYDPPPPPAAFPPPPPAEYDPPPPPPAGAAERLTPAEYDPPPPPPPAPPAEYDPPPPPPPAPPAEYDPPPPPAFPPLPPAEYDPPPPPPPAPPAE, encoded by the exons ATGGCATCCGGAGACGGAGAAGGAATGATTATTGATGATGACTCTAAGAAATACGAAGATGTCGAACTTCCAT cgaAAATCACACCATCTTGTTCAATGGTCTCGAAGCCAGCTGTCGAATTTGAAGTGGAACTGAATGGATTCATGATGAACATAAAGTCTCTGCCAAAGGAGGTCTACCATTACCGAGTTTCTCTCACCAAAATCACCGATAGAAAAACTCGCGATCTCACTAGAGGACAAAAACAAGA TTATGCTGTACAGTTGCGCCGGCGCGTTTGCATGTCTTTATTCAACACCGCCACAAAGAAACGTGCGGACTTGTTTCCAAGATCTTCGAAATATGCCTACATATACGACTGTGGAAACTCCCTTTATATGAAACAGTCATTGCCTGATGATCGTGGTGACGCAAGCATCAAGATTGAACTTCTTCCT gaagATATAACCTCAAAAAACACCAAGGCGTACTTAGGCACAGCTTGTCTCAAG GTAGAAGTAGAGTTTCAATTTACTCACATTCTCAATCCTTGTCTCGTGGGTGAAGTGGAACAAATCCGTGAAACACAACGACTGCTCGAAGTGATAACTTCTGCTGGAATGGTGAAGAA TGAAGACCACATTCTCTTCGGCAATAAGGCTTACGAACGTTCGTCGCAACGCGATGTTGCCCTTTCTCAAGGAAAAGTAGTCAAGTGTGGGCTTGAGAAAAATTGCCGTGCAGTCGATTCAGCAGGCGAAACTCTTGCGATGCTGCAAATAGGag CAAAGAAGTCGCCATTTTTCGCACAAACATCGGTGGTAAATTTCTGCGAAAATTTTCTTGGACTGGACAGTCGACGTGGTCTTTCCCTGGAAGACGCCCTGAGAAATCGCCGAACTGCCTCCGATGTTATGAAACAGCTGAAAG ATATCGCTGTACGTACATTACACACAGAAACTCCTCGTGTTCTATACATTCATGGACTTTCAAAGGAAAATGCTCTACA GGTGAAATTTGATTACGAAGGCGAAGAAGTAACTGTGAACGAATACTTCTTGAGGCGTTATAAGAGACATCTTCA GCCAAATGGTGCAGTTTTCCATCCTATGGAAGTACTTGAAATTGAACGCGGTCAGAGGGTTACAACAGAAAAACAGACTCCACAAATT TCTGAAACGATGATCAAAGAATGCCAACTTCCACCACTGGCGATGAAAAAACACGTCGATGAAATCTTGGATGGAGCTTGTTTGGAAAACAATAGCCAATACATTCACGAATGGGGA ATCAAGATTTCGTCTCGTCCAATGCGTGCCTTAGCGAAACGCTTCTTCCCGCCAGCCATTTCATATGGAGGGTCAATGAATGTCCAGCCAAATCATCACGGAGATTTACAATGGAGACTTGGCGCGAGGGAACAATTCACGGAACCTGCACGATTGGATGGAAAATGGACGTTCCTGATTTTTGACCATTGTGTACGCAGCACTGATGCTCA AAGTTTCATAGACGCATTAACAAAGTACTCTTCCCAACATGGTGTTCAGATCTCTTCAAGACAT GTTGAAATAAGGGAAGCGAGTAGCGAAGTTGAAAGTGACATCGATAGTATCATGAAACAAATGAGCGGGAGCGTAAAATTCGTGATGTTCACCACTAAGATCAAGTTAGATCCTGTGCACG ATCTCATGAAACGATTAGAAGCCCAGTATGGGGTTATAACCCAACACCTTAGTCAGCAAACACTGATGAAGGCGATTGGGCAAAAG GGAGCGTTTATGGTCCTCGGGAACTTGTGTCTGAAGTTGAATTTGAAGCTAGGAGGAGTTAATCACAATTTGCGAGTGTCTGAACACTTCCTCTCTGCAAATTCTAATCTTCGTAACGT TGATGCTACTCTCTTTCCGAAAACAAGAATGTTTGTTGGATTTGACGTCAGTCATGCTGGTCCGCAATCTTTTGCTGATCGTCAAATGAAGAGACCACAGAGTGAACCGACTGTGGTTGGA ATGGCGTTTACTGTTGGTGAGCCGACAAAAATTCGTGGTAGTTATTGGATGCAAGAGCCGCGACATGCAACTATTTCGGATATTGCGAG TAATTTTGCTGCTGCTCTTATGGTCTTCTACAAGGAAACGAATGGTTTGCCACACGATATCATCGTGTTTCGGAGTGGAGTTTCCGAGGGAGAATTTAAGAAG GCGGCGAAAGAAATGATTGAGATGCAAAAAGCGTTCGTGGAAGttaatcatctatatcgtcacGGAATGTACTCGCCATCGCTCACATGCTTGGTTGTGCAGACCAAATCGAACTACCGCATCGTACCTACTAA AATCGATTCGAACGCTCGTCCGATGGATCAAAACGTTCCTTGCGGAACTGTTGTAGAAGATGTAATGCATCCTGCATACAACGAGTTCCTGATCGTGCCACAAAAAGCTATCCAG GGTACAGCTCGAGCACTTCGTTGCACCTTGGTGACACACAGTAGGGGCACTTCAGGACAGCTGCTCTCAATGGATGAACTGGAACAGATAACTAACATCTTATGTTATGGGCACCAA GTGGTTTGTGGCTCCACTGGTGTTCCATCCGTTTGCTACTCTGCCACTAATTTGTCGAAGCGCGGAAGGAACAATTGGAAGACGGAAAA TTTCCGCGATACTGGCAGTGGATCAACAACATCCGGTGGTAGTGGCGAAAGAGGTAACCTCCTCCATGATGGATCtccaaatttcttcaaagatcTCAGTGCACATCTTAGCAGTAAG AAGAGACGAGGTCAACAGTACACCGACGCAGCTGATCTGCGTGATGATACTACACCACGTTCTGGATGGCTGCAATCTGTTAAGAGGCATGCAACCGTTTTACTGCGAGGTGTTGTCATGGAACTTTTCCAACGGATTTGTCTTAAGCAT TACGATCCTCCTCCGCCGCCCCCTCCTGCTCCTCCTGCTGAGTATGAACCTCCTCCACCTCTTGCCGCTCCTCCCCCGCTACTGCCTCCGGCTGAGTACGATCCTCCTCCGCCGCCGCCTCCTGCTCCTCCTGCTGAGTATGAACCTCCTCCACCTCTTGCCGCTCCTCCGCCACTACTGCCTCCTGCTGAATACGATCCTCCTCCTGCACCAGCTGCTtttcctccaccaccaccaccggcTGAGTACGATCCTCCTCCGCCGCCGCCTCCTGCTCCCCCTGCTGAGTATGAACCTCCTCCACCTCCTGCCGCTCCTCCGCCACTACTGCCTCCGGCTGAATACgatcctcctcctccaccaaCTGGTTTTCCTCCGCCACCGCCGGCTGAGTACGATCCTCCTCCACCCCCGCCTGATGGTGCAGCTGGGCGTTTTGCTCCAGCAGAGTACGATCCTCCACCTCCGCCGGCTCCTGCTCCTGCTGAGTATGATCCTCCTCCGCCGCCGCCTCCTGCTCCTCCTGCTGAGTATgaccctcctcctcctccagcTGGTTTTCCTCCACCTCCGCCGGCTCCTGCTCCTGCCGAGTATGATCCTCCTCCGCCGCCGCCTCTTGCTCCTCCTGCTGAGTATgatcctcctcctccaccagCTGCTTTTCCTCCACCACCGCCTGCTGAATACGATCCTCCTCCGCCACCGCCTGCTGGTGCAGCTGAGCGACTGACTCCAGCAGAGTACGATCCTCCTCCGCCGCCGCCCCCTGCTCCTCCTGCTGAGTATGATCCTCCGCCGCCGCCGCCTCCTGCTCCTCCTGCTGAGTATgatcctcctcctccaccagCTTTTCCTCCACTACCGCCAGCTGAATACGATCCTCCTCCGCCGCCGCCTCCTGCTCCTCCTGCTGAATAA
- a CDS encoding hypothetical protein (NECATOR_CHRI.G1596.T1) — protein sequence MLLKNFLLQKRRGQQYTDAADLRDDTTPRSGWLQSVKRHATVLLRGVVMELFQRICLKHVCDRSLVEQYRSAYASSTKSYAK from the coding sequence ATGCTCTTGAAGAATTTCCTTCTTCAGAAGAGACGAGGTCAACAGTACACCGACGCAGCTGATCTGCGTGATGATACTACACCACGTTCTGGATGGCTGCAATCTGTTAAGAGGCATGCAACCGTTTTACTGCGAGGTGTTGTCATGGAACTTTTCCAACGGATTTGTCTTAAGCATGTGTGTGATCGGTCACTCGTCGAACAATACCGCTCGGCGTACGCAAGTAGTACGAAGTCCTACGCCAAGTAG
- a CDS encoding hypothetical protein (NECATOR_CHRI.G1596.T2): MEVLEIERGQRVTTEKQTPQISETMIKECQLPPLAMKKHVDEILDGACLENNSQYIHEWGIKISSRPMRALAKRFFPPAISYGGSMNVQPNHHGDLQWRLGAREQFTEPARLDGKWTFLIFDHCVRSTDAQSFIDALTKYSSQHGVQISSRHVEIREASSEVESDIDSIMKQMSGSVKFVMFTTKIKLDPVHDLMKRLEAQYGVITQHLSQQTLMKAIGQKGAFMVLGNLCLKLNLKLGGVNHNLRVSEHFLSANSNLRNVDATLFPKTRMFVGFDVSHAGPQSFADRQMKRPQSEPTVVGMAFTVGEPTKIRGSYWMQEPRHATISDIASNFAAALMVFYKETNGLPHDIIVFRSGVSEGEFKKAAKEMIEMQKAFVEVNHLYRHGMYSPSLTCLVVQTKSNYRIVPTKIDSNARPMDQNVPCGTVVEDVMHPAYNEFLIVPQKAIQGTARALRCTLVTHSRGTSGQLLSMDELEQITNILCYGHQVVCGSTGVPSVCYSATNLSKRGRNNWKTENFRDTGSGSTTSGGSGERGNLLHDGSPNFFKDLSAHLSSKVNTHYWA, from the exons ATGGAAGTACTTGAAATTGAACGCGGTCAGAGGGTTACAACAGAAAAACAGACTCCACAAATT TCTGAAACGATGATCAAAGAATGCCAACTTCCACCACTGGCGATGAAAAAACACGTCGATGAAATCTTGGATGGAGCTTGTTTGGAAAACAATAGCCAATACATTCACGAATGGGGA ATCAAGATTTCGTCTCGTCCAATGCGTGCCTTAGCGAAACGCTTCTTCCCGCCAGCCATTTCATATGGAGGGTCAATGAATGTCCAGCCAAATCATCACGGAGATTTACAATGGAGACTTGGCGCGAGGGAACAATTCACGGAACCTGCACGATTGGATGGAAAATGGACGTTCCTGATTTTTGACCATTGTGTACGCAGCACTGATGCTCA AAGTTTCATAGACGCATTAACAAAGTACTCTTCCCAACATGGTGTTCAGATCTCTTCAAGACAT GTTGAAATAAGGGAAGCGAGTAGCGAAGTTGAAAGTGACATCGATAGTATCATGAAACAAATGAGCGGGAGCGTAAAATTCGTGATGTTCACCACTAAGATCAAGTTAGATCCTGTGCACG ATCTCATGAAACGATTAGAAGCCCAGTATGGGGTTATAACCCAACACCTTAGTCAGCAAACACTGATGAAGGCGATTGGGCAAAAG GGAGCGTTTATGGTCCTCGGGAACTTGTGTCTGAAGTTGAATTTGAAGCTAGGAGGAGTTAATCACAATTTGCGAGTGTCTGAACACTTCCTCTCTGCAAATTCTAATCTTCGTAACGT TGATGCTACTCTCTTTCCGAAAACAAGAATGTTTGTTGGATTTGACGTCAGTCATGCTGGTCCGCAATCTTTTGCTGATCGTCAAATGAAGAGACCACAGAGTGAACCGACTGTGGTTGGA ATGGCGTTTACTGTTGGTGAGCCGACAAAAATTCGTGGTAGTTATTGGATGCAAGAGCCGCGACATGCAACTATTTCGGATATTGCGAG TAATTTTGCTGCTGCTCTTATGGTCTTCTACAAGGAAACGAATGGTTTGCCACACGATATCATCGTGTTTCGGAGTGGAGTTTCCGAGGGAGAATTTAAGAAG GCGGCGAAAGAAATGATTGAGATGCAAAAAGCGTTCGTGGAAGttaatcatctatatcgtcacGGAATGTACTCGCCATCGCTCACATGCTTGGTTGTGCAGACCAAATCGAACTACCGCATCGTACCTACTAA AATCGATTCGAACGCTCGTCCGATGGATCAAAACGTTCCTTGCGGAACTGTTGTAGAAGATGTAATGCATCCTGCATACAACGAGTTCCTGATCGTGCCACAAAAAGCTATCCAG GGTACAGCTCGAGCACTTCGTTGCACCTTGGTGACACACAGTAGGGGCACTTCAGGACAGCTGCTCTCAATGGATGAACTGGAACAGATAACTAACATCTTATGTTATGGGCACCAA GTGGTTTGTGGCTCCACTGGTGTTCCATCCGTTTGCTACTCTGCCACTAATTTGTCGAAGCGCGGAAGGAACAATTGGAAGACGGAAAA TTTCCGCGATACTGGCAGTGGATCAACAACATCCGGTGGTAGTGGCGAAAGAGGTAACCTCCTCCATGATGGATCtccaaatttcttcaaagatcTCAGTGCACATCTTAGCAGTAAGGTTAATACCCATTATTGGGCCTGA
- a CDS encoding hypothetical protein (NECATOR_CHRI.G1596.T3), producing MASGDGEGMIIDDDSKKYEDVELPSKITPSCSMVSKPAVEFEVELNGFMMNIKSLPKEVYHYRVSLTKITDRKTRDLTRGQKQDYAVQLRRRVCMSLFNTATKKRADLFPRSSKYAYIYDCGNSLYMKQSLPDDRGDASIKIELLPEDITSKNTKAYLGTACLKVEVEFQFTHILNPCLVGEVEQIRETQRLLEVITSAGMVKNEDHILFGNKAYERSSQRDVALSQGKVVKCGLEKNCRAVDSAGETLAMLQIGAKKSPFFAQTSVVNFCENFLGLDSRRGLSLEDALRNRRTASDVMKQLKDIAVRTLHTETPRVLYIHGLSKENALQVKFDYEGEEVTVNEYFLRRYKRHLHYVTVLALTSN from the exons ATGGCATCCGGAGACGGAGAAGGAATGATTATTGATGATGACTCTAAGAAATACGAAGATGTCGAACTTCCAT cgaAAATCACACCATCTTGTTCAATGGTCTCGAAGCCAGCTGTCGAATTTGAAGTGGAACTGAATGGATTCATGATGAACATAAAGTCTCTGCCAAAGGAGGTCTACCATTACCGAGTTTCTCTCACCAAAATCACCGATAGAAAAACTCGCGATCTCACTAGAGGACAAAAACAAGA TTATGCTGTACAGTTGCGCCGGCGCGTTTGCATGTCTTTATTCAACACCGCCACAAAGAAACGTGCGGACTTGTTTCCAAGATCTTCGAAATATGCCTACATATACGACTGTGGAAACTCCCTTTATATGAAACAGTCATTGCCTGATGATCGTGGTGACGCAAGCATCAAGATTGAACTTCTTCCT gaagATATAACCTCAAAAAACACCAAGGCGTACTTAGGCACAGCTTGTCTCAAG GTAGAAGTAGAGTTTCAATTTACTCACATTCTCAATCCTTGTCTCGTGGGTGAAGTGGAACAAATCCGTGAAACACAACGACTGCTCGAAGTGATAACTTCTGCTGGAATGGTGAAGAA TGAAGACCACATTCTCTTCGGCAATAAGGCTTACGAACGTTCGTCGCAACGCGATGTTGCCCTTTCTCAAGGAAAAGTAGTCAAGTGTGGGCTTGAGAAAAATTGCCGTGCAGTCGATTCAGCAGGCGAAACTCTTGCGATGCTGCAAATAGGag CAAAGAAGTCGCCATTTTTCGCACAAACATCGGTGGTAAATTTCTGCGAAAATTTTCTTGGACTGGACAGTCGACGTGGTCTTTCCCTGGAAGACGCCCTGAGAAATCGCCGAACTGCCTCCGATGTTATGAAACAGCTGAAAG ATATCGCTGTACGTACATTACACACAGAAACTCCTCGTGTTCTATACATTCATGGACTTTCAAAGGAAAATGCTCTACA GGTGAAATTTGATTACGAAGGCGAAGAAGTAACTGTGAACGAATACTTCTTGAGGCGTTATAAGAGACATCTTCA CTACGTGACAGTACTTGCACTGACATCCAACTAA
- a CDS encoding hypothetical protein (NECATOR_CHRI.G1597.T1), with protein MVKKLGRWLPHALSDGNRQSRLDIYTQLLSRSRGFDRRDVIVTGDEEWVLYVNHTHKHAWCSGDEMPDPFVKGEIHEKKVMLNVRWGVHGIYRFELLPDNTTIVTAEVYCAQLQRLADKIRKELPKLDNVRLLHDNVHPHIAKKTSQKILELGWEILPHPPYSPDLAPNDYHLFRSLQHHLEEKSYDDRDHLENDLPAPSRRSSSPKESVIL; from the coding sequence atggtgaaaaagctcggtcggtggctcccacatgcattgagcgacggcaaccgccaaagtCGCCTGGACATCtacactcagctgctctccagaagccgcggATTCGACCGGCGGGACgtcattgtcactggagatgaagaatgggtcctctacgtcaaccacacccacaaacatGCGTGGTGctctggcgatgaaatgccggatcctttcgtgaaaggtgaaatccatgagaagaaggtcatgctgaacgtcaggtggggagttcatggaatttaccgtttcgaactgctgccggacaacacgacaatagttactgccgaggtctactgcgctcaactgcaaagactggccgacaagatccgcaaggagctcccgaagctcgacaacgttcgcctgctgcacgataacgtgcaccctcacatcgcgaagaagacttcccagaaaattctggagctcggatgggaaattctaccgcacccaccgtacagcccggacctggcTCCGaacgactaccacctcttccgatcgcttcagcatcacctggaagagaagagctacgatgatcgtgaccacctcgaaaatgaccttccggctccaagtcgccggagttcttcgccaaaggaatccgtgatcttgtga